Proteins encoded by one window of Nocardia goodfellowii:
- a CDS encoding MFS transporter, giving the protein MNVNQSTTAAATAGAGTPTAGQLRAILIAVSLALMAVIASVSGLSVAQIDMAVEFGAAQNTILWIINIYTLSLAALLLPLGAIGDRLGRKPMLVAGLVVFGIANVVAALAPSAEVMIGARVAAGIGAAMIMPITLAVITSTFPAEQRGRAIGVWTGVAGGGGILGMFLSALLVDVADWRWLFVLPLVLVLAALVTTLTAVPNSREHADHPFDTVGASISVVAVVGLIFVLQEGPERGWTAPATLISLTVGLLAAAGFVGWELRRRDAALLDVRLFRERGLAGGSITLLVVFGVHAGVAVVLFPFFQAVLGWSGLLATLALMPMAVAMMIASGAAPKSAERIGAGSTMAIGIALGGAGLAQMAGFASVDGGYLSILPGIIAMGIGMGLAMTPATQAITSSLPQEKQGVASALNDVTREFGTALGVALLGALVATGYRDSIDGKLDGVPGGTADTAREGVANAVDVAGRAGDHAQQVVQAAQHSFVDGWQQAMWVGVAVMGGLLLYILSLGRKKTVPQAAAEAPEPVQSR; this is encoded by the coding sequence ATGAACGTCAACCAATCCACAACTGCGGCTGCTACCGCTGGTGCCGGCACGCCGACCGCCGGGCAGCTGCGTGCCATCTTGATCGCGGTGTCGCTGGCGCTGATGGCTGTCATCGCTTCGGTGTCCGGGCTCAGCGTGGCCCAGATCGACATGGCGGTCGAGTTCGGCGCCGCACAGAACACCATTCTGTGGATCATCAACATCTACACCCTGAGTTTGGCCGCGCTGTTGCTGCCGTTGGGCGCGATCGGGGATCGGCTGGGCCGTAAACCTATGCTCGTCGCCGGTCTGGTGGTGTTCGGCATCGCGAATGTCGTTGCGGCGCTTGCTCCGAGCGCCGAGGTGATGATCGGCGCGCGCGTGGCCGCCGGTATCGGCGCGGCGATGATCATGCCGATCACTCTGGCCGTGATCACCTCGACGTTCCCCGCGGAACAGCGCGGCAGAGCGATCGGTGTCTGGACCGGTGTGGCCGGGGGCGGCGGCATTCTGGGGATGTTCCTGTCCGCCCTGCTGGTCGATGTCGCCGACTGGCGATGGTTGTTCGTTCTTCCGCTCGTGCTGGTGCTGGCCGCCCTGGTCACCACGCTCACCGCGGTACCTAACTCCCGCGAGCACGCCGACCATCCCTTCGACACAGTCGGAGCGTCCATCTCGGTCGTCGCCGTGGTCGGTCTGATCTTCGTGTTGCAAGAAGGCCCCGAACGCGGCTGGACCGCTCCGGCAACACTGATCAGCCTGACCGTCGGTCTGCTCGCCGCCGCCGGGTTCGTGGGATGGGAACTGCGTCGCCGCGACGCCGCGCTGCTCGATGTCCGGCTCTTCCGTGAGCGCGGTTTGGCCGGTGGCTCGATCACGTTGCTGGTGGTGTTCGGTGTGCACGCCGGTGTCGCCGTGGTGCTGTTCCCGTTCTTTCAGGCCGTCCTCGGCTGGTCCGGTCTGCTCGCCACACTCGCGCTGATGCCCATGGCCGTGGCGATGATGATCGCCTCCGGTGCGGCGCCGAAGTCGGCCGAGCGGATCGGCGCCGGATCCACGATGGCGATCGGCATCGCGCTGGGCGGGGCGGGGTTGGCGCAGATGGCCGGATTCGCTTCCGTAGACGGGGGATACCTGTCCATCCTGCCCGGCATCATCGCGATGGGTATCGGTATGGGGCTGGCGATGACACCCGCCACTCAGGCCATCACCAGCTCCCTGCCCCAGGAGAAACAGGGCGTGGCTTCGGCACTCAACGACGTCACTCGCGAGTTCGGCACCGCCCTCGGCGTGGCCTTGCTCGGCGCGCTCGTAGCCACGGGTTACCGCGACTCCATCGACGGCAAGCTCGACGGGGTGCCCGGCGGTACTGCCGACACCGCGCGCGAAGGCGTCGCCAATGCCGTCGATGTCGCCGGACGTGCGGGCGACCATGCCCAACAGGTGGTTCAGGCTGCCCAGCACTCCTTCGTCGACGGCTGGCAGCAGGCCATGTGGGTGGGCGTCGCGGTGATGGGCGGGTTGCTGCTCTACATCCTGAGCCTCGGGCGAAAGAAGACCGTCCCGCAGGCAGCCGCCGAAGCGCCCGAACCGGTGCAGTCCCGGTAG
- a CDS encoding NAD(P)/FAD-dependent oxidoreductase produces the protein MAETAFTYASDAVPDRTVDVVVVGGGAAGLNGALMLARSRRSVVVLDGGDPRNAPAEAMHGFIVLDGTPPARLLAQGREQVRHYGGRVVHATVADTAPAAPSADGDLRFTVTLADGRRLTARRVLVATGLRDELPDIPGLTRHWGHSVVHCPYCHGWEVRDEPIGIIATGPGSVHHALLFRQLTDDLVYFTGGTGLDADTRARFAARDITVIDTPWEEIVSAEDGTLNGVRLTDGRVVARRVLAVATRMLARTAGLEGLGLPMEDLPDNLGRRFTSGMAGTTDVPGVWVVGNATDLMAQVGASAAAGALAGAHINAMLATADTDAALAAARVTT, from the coding sequence ATGGCGGAGACCGCTTTCACCTACGCGTCGGACGCAGTGCCCGATCGGACCGTCGATGTCGTGGTCGTCGGCGGTGGCGCCGCAGGCCTCAACGGGGCGCTGATGCTGGCCCGCTCACGGCGTTCGGTCGTCGTGCTCGACGGCGGCGACCCACGCAATGCCCCGGCGGAGGCGATGCACGGATTCATCGTGCTCGACGGCACCCCGCCCGCGCGCTTGCTGGCACAGGGACGTGAACAAGTGCGGCACTACGGGGGCCGGGTCGTGCACGCGACGGTGGCCGACACCGCACCGGCCGCCCCGTCCGCGGACGGTGACCTGCGATTCACCGTCACGCTGGCCGACGGCCGCCGACTGACCGCGCGCCGCGTGCTGGTGGCCACCGGGCTGCGGGATGAATTGCCCGACATCCCAGGGCTGACGCGGCACTGGGGACACAGTGTGGTGCACTGCCCGTACTGCCATGGCTGGGAAGTGCGCGACGAACCCATCGGCATCATCGCCACCGGTCCCGGGTCCGTCCACCACGCATTGCTGTTTCGCCAGTTGACCGACGACCTGGTCTATTTCACCGGCGGCACCGGCCTCGACGCCGACACCCGCGCCCGCTTCGCCGCCCGCGACATCACCGTCATCGACACCCCGTGGGAGGAGATCGTCAGTGCCGAGGACGGCACGCTGAACGGCGTCCGGTTGACCGATGGCCGGGTCGTGGCCCGCCGTGTTCTCGCGGTCGCCACCCGCATGCTGGCCCGCACGGCGGGATTGGAAGGGCTCGGGTTGCCGATGGAGGATCTGCCCGACAACTTGGGCCGGCGGTTCACCTCCGGCATGGCCGGCACCACCGACGTGCCCGGAGTCTGGGTAGTCGGCAACGCCACCGACCTGATGGCCCAGGTCGGTGCCTCCGCAGCGGCGGGCGCGCTGGCCGGTGCCCACATCAACGCCATGCTCGCCACCGCCGACACCGACGCGGCCCTCGCCGCCGCGCGGGTCACTACCTGA
- a CDS encoding helix-turn-helix domain-containing protein, whose amino-acid sequence MTQEDGDLDSLVRKRIRALRVAQGWSLDELATKAHMSQSSLSRIENGQRRLALDQLVTLARALDTTLDQLVETDADDVIISPVIDTAHGMMRWSMKAEPGMSVIRQRMTQPPPDNPARMRAHPGREWLVVLSGTAILMLGHRRFRVETNQAAEFPTMLPHAIGAEGGPCEILGIFDRDARRGHQRDGQDDESPCLPGDPAIG is encoded by the coding sequence ATGACGCAAGAAGATGGCGATCTGGACAGCCTCGTACGCAAGCGCATCCGTGCATTGCGGGTGGCGCAGGGCTGGTCACTGGACGAGTTGGCCACCAAGGCGCACATGAGTCAGTCCAGCCTTTCCCGGATCGAGAACGGTCAGCGCCGGCTCGCCCTGGATCAACTGGTCACGTTGGCTCGCGCCCTGGACACCACCCTGGATCAACTGGTGGAGACCGACGCCGACGACGTGATCATCAGCCCCGTGATCGACACGGCGCACGGCATGATGCGCTGGTCCATGAAGGCCGAACCCGGCATGAGCGTCATCCGCCAGCGGATGACCCAACCGCCGCCGGACAATCCCGCGCGCATGCGCGCACACCCGGGCCGGGAATGGCTGGTCGTCCTCTCCGGCACCGCCATCCTGATGCTGGGCCACCGGCGCTTCCGGGTGGAGACGAACCAGGCCGCCGAGTTCCCCACCATGCTGCCGCACGCGATCGGCGCCGAAGGCGGACCGTGCGAGATTCTCGGAATTTTCGACCGCGACGCCCGGCGCGGTCACCAGCGCGACGGCCAGGACGATGAATCACCGTGTCTGCCAGGGGATCCGGCGATAGGGTAA
- a CDS encoding GNAT family N-acetyltransferase, translating into MRIREYTADDWPQVWPIVRDIVRSGETFTYDQAMTEEQARDIWVMGPPATTVVAVAGGRVVGTANAYANRQGPGAHVSTASFMVAATARGQGIGTALCRHVMEWAKERGFAGMQFNAVADSNRRAIEVYQRLGFEIVGTVPGAFHHPALGRVGLHVMYRGF; encoded by the coding sequence ATGCGAATTCGTGAGTACACCGCGGACGACTGGCCGCAGGTCTGGCCGATCGTCCGCGACATCGTGCGCTCCGGGGAGACATTCACCTACGACCAGGCGATGACGGAGGAGCAGGCGCGCGACATCTGGGTGATGGGGCCGCCGGCCACGACCGTCGTCGCCGTGGCGGGCGGCCGAGTGGTGGGTACCGCCAATGCCTACGCCAATCGTCAGGGGCCGGGCGCGCACGTATCGACGGCGAGTTTCATGGTCGCCGCCACCGCGCGCGGCCAGGGCATCGGTACGGCTTTGTGCCGGCATGTGATGGAGTGGGCGAAGGAACGTGGTTTCGCCGGAATGCAATTCAACGCGGTGGCCGATTCCAATCGCCGGGCCATCGAGGTGTACCAGCGGTTGGGCTTCGAGATCGTAGGCACCGTGCCGGGAGCGTTTCACCATCCCGCACTCGGCCGGGTCGGGCTGCACGTGATGTACCGCGGGTTCTGA
- a CDS encoding AraC family transcriptional regulator, which yields MTAVTAPPTDPLPAAAVARWRGGVVFTPGLMAFTGRIGDAAAHAHAAVQVLFVARGALTLTDNAGRTVPAQAAIIPPGAGHRVHAEPGTSGFVAFLDPDSATAHAAVARLAGLPTDHAASWVAAARPRPPMLSPAPAVRPRRAHPVLAEALRAAAEWPGGPPALGELAARVGISGSRLSHVFTAQVGLPYAAWRRWTRLHQAFEVVRAGGSLTEAAHTSGFADSAHLTRTCRELIGITPTEALIATGWRPEPAGHGEVG from the coding sequence ATGACCGCCGTCACCGCACCGCCGACCGATCCACTCCCGGCTGCCGCAGTCGCGCGGTGGCGCGGCGGGGTGGTGTTCACGCCGGGGTTGATGGCGTTCACCGGCCGCATCGGGGACGCGGCCGCGCACGCGCATGCCGCTGTGCAGGTGTTGTTCGTCGCCCGAGGCGCGCTCACCCTCACCGACAACGCCGGGCGCACCGTGCCCGCGCAGGCGGCGATCATCCCGCCCGGTGCCGGCCATCGCGTGCACGCCGAACCCGGGACCAGCGGCTTCGTCGCCTTCCTCGATCCCGACAGCGCCACCGCCCACGCCGCCGTGGCGCGGCTGGCCGGATTACCCACCGATCACGCGGCGAGCTGGGTCGCGGCCGCCCGACCGCGCCCACCGATGCTTTCGCCCGCCCCGGCCGTCCGGCCCCGGCGAGCGCATCCGGTGCTCGCCGAAGCGCTGCGCGCGGCGGCCGAATGGCCGGGCGGACCTCCCGCACTCGGCGAACTCGCCGCACGAGTGGGGATCTCGGGCAGTCGGCTGTCCCACGTGTTCACCGCGCAGGTCGGGCTGCCCTATGCGGCGTGGCGGCGCTGGACCCGCCTGCATCAGGCCTTCGAGGTCGTGCGCGCCGGCGGGTCGTTGACCGAGGCCGCGCACACCTCCGGGTTCGCCGACAGCGCGCACCTCACACGCACCTGCCGGGAGCTGATCGGTATCACTCCCACCGAAGCGCTCATCGCCACCGGCTGGCGGCCTGAACCGGCGGGCCACGGCGAAGTCGGCTGA
- a CDS encoding sterol desaturase family protein codes for MSTLARPLIRYGYAPFMLLGINGVAIALVGGGAGKAWLLALLAVAVAASFTAEALLPYQDSWNGSHGDTGRDAAHAFVNETLILTSVAAIPALAALIPGDGIWPDSWPFVGQVLFAILVADLGITLTHYASHKVGVLWRFHAVHHSVQRFYGLNGLMKHPLHQTLEMAAGVTPLLLAGIPVSIAAVLSLAVAVQLLLQHSNADYRVGPFEHVLALNAGHRFHHLKWAGIGDVNFGLFTLIWDHLLRTYSYDPARRFTSDDLGMAAKPDYPTGYLAQLAEPCTRRGACHFTSDATGTSDSAEQVSTA; via the coding sequence ATGTCCACCCTCGCCCGTCCCCTCATCCGCTACGGCTACGCACCGTTCATGCTGCTCGGCATCAACGGCGTCGCCATCGCCCTGGTCGGCGGCGGCGCCGGCAAAGCTTGGCTGCTCGCCCTGCTCGCCGTCGCGGTCGCGGCCTCGTTCACCGCCGAAGCGCTGCTGCCCTACCAGGATTCCTGGAACGGCTCCCATGGCGACACCGGCCGCGACGCCGCGCACGCCTTCGTCAACGAAACCCTCATCCTCACCAGCGTCGCCGCAATTCCCGCCCTGGCCGCGCTCATCCCCGGCGACGGGATCTGGCCGGACAGTTGGCCTTTCGTCGGACAGGTGCTGTTCGCGATCTTGGTCGCCGACCTCGGCATCACCCTGACGCACTACGCCAGCCACAAGGTCGGGGTGCTGTGGCGCTTCCATGCCGTGCACCACAGCGTCCAACGCTTCTATGGGCTCAACGGGCTGATGAAACATCCTCTGCACCAAACCCTCGAGATGGCCGCCGGTGTCACCCCGCTCCTGCTCGCCGGGATTCCGGTATCGATCGCGGCCGTGCTGTCGCTGGCCGTGGCGGTGCAACTGCTGCTGCAACACTCCAACGCCGACTACCGCGTCGGACCGTTCGAACACGTTCTCGCGCTCAACGCGGGCCACCGCTTCCACCACCTCAAATGGGCCGGCATCGGCGATGTCAACTTCGGGCTGTTCACGCTGATCTGGGATCACCTGCTGCGCACCTACAGCTATGACCCGGCCCGCCGCTTCACCAGCGACGACCTCGGCATGGCAGCCAAACCCGACTACCCCACCGGCTACCTGGCCCAACTCGCCGAACCCTGCACCCGCCGCGGCGCCTGCCACTTCACCTCTGACGCCACCGGCACATCGGATTCCGCCGAACAGGTCAGCACAGCCTGA